From one Halothece sp. PCC 7418 genomic stretch:
- a CDS encoding YdcF family protein, protein MFLFLSKLLPLFLYPLGLTSVLLLVGVIVAWKRPYFALFPMGISLLIILMASNAWVSSLLMQSLEWQQIPKEELPKADAIILLGGSTRVPTPPRKTVELTEAGDRVLYAAHLYKEGKAPLIIATGGRITWLKNAPPEADSMKNLLVEIGVPASAIIEETQALNTYQNALYTQEILEQLGIKKSLLVTSASHMPRSLRVFQKQGIDVIPAPTDFLVTKVDWEQLQRTPQATLLNLLPNADNLQRTTQALKEYLGMLVYWLRGWI, encoded by the coding sequence GTGTTTTTATTTTTATCAAAACTGCTTCCGCTTTTTTTATATCCGTTAGGATTAACCAGTGTTTTATTACTGGTGGGTGTAATCGTTGCTTGGAAACGCCCTTATTTTGCATTATTTCCAATGGGAATCAGTTTATTGATAATTTTAATGGCAAGTAATGCTTGGGTGAGTTCCTTGTTAATGCAGTCTTTAGAATGGCAACAAATTCCAAAAGAAGAATTACCAAAAGCAGATGCAATTATTTTACTAGGCGGATCAACTCGTGTTCCTACGCCTCCCCGCAAAACAGTAGAATTGACAGAAGCTGGCGATCGCGTTTTGTATGCAGCCCATCTTTACAAAGAAGGAAAAGCCCCCTTAATTATTGCAACAGGCGGACGCATTACATGGCTGAAAAATGCACCACCAGAAGCCGACAGCATGAAGAATTTATTAGTAGAAATTGGTGTTCCCGCATCAGCCATTATTGAAGAAACCCAAGCCCTCAATACTTATCAAAATGCCCTTTATACCCAAGAAATTTTAGAGCAATTGGGAATCAAAAAGTCACTACTGGTGACATCAGCATCTCATATGCCGCGATCGCTGCGTGTCTTTCAAAAACAAGGGATTGATGTCATTCCCGCACCAACAGACTTCTTAGTCACAAAAGTCGATTGGGAACAACTGCAACGCACCCCCCAAGCAACCCTCTTAAATTTACTTCCCAATGCTGACAATCTTCAACGAACAACCCAAGCCTTAAAAGAATATCTAGGGATGTTGGTCTATTGGCTTAGAGGGTGGATTTAA
- a CDS encoding DJ-1/PfpI/YhbO family deglycase/protease, with protein MIKRAVIIVDNGFEDTEFAYPFYRLQEAGFTVEVATRGKVDVKGKHGVAANATVDADDIKEVDYDLAIVPGGRESPDRVRQIPNVLQFLNDFDQKGKVIASTCHGPWVLVSAKVVSGRDVTAYPGCKDDLVNAGGNFKDEAVVVDRNLVTATHYRDNAAWIKAALTQFETLNQAEATTTV; from the coding sequence ATGATTAAACGCGCAGTGATTATTGTCGATAACGGCTTTGAAGATACCGAGTTTGCTTATCCGTTTTATCGTTTGCAAGAAGCGGGATTTACCGTTGAAGTAGCAACGCGAGGTAAAGTAGATGTCAAAGGAAAACATGGCGTTGCTGCCAATGCGACTGTTGATGCAGATGACATTAAAGAAGTCGATTATGATTTAGCGATTGTCCCTGGTGGACGGGAATCTCCTGATCGCGTTCGCCAAATTCCCAATGTACTCCAGTTCCTTAATGATTTCGACCAAAAAGGAAAAGTCATTGCTAGCACTTGTCATGGTCCCTGGGTGCTGGTTTCGGCGAAAGTTGTATCAGGGCGTGATGTCACTGCTTATCCTGGTTGTAAAGATGATTTAGTGAACGCAGGGGGTAACTTCAAAGACGAAGCAGTTGTCGTGGATCGGAATTTAGTCACCGCCACTCACTATCGAGACAATGCAGCATGGATCAAAGCAGCTTTAACACAGTTTGAAACCTTAAATCAAGCGGAAGCAACCACAACCGTTTAG
- a CDS encoding RNA methyltransferase has product MTVFMADSLDDIRIVLVEPAGALNVGSIARVMKNMGVQQLVLVNPKCDPHGAEARKMAVHGGDILDHAKTVSSLPEALVGCQQAVATTARDRALSLPLEAPKAVLPKLLSVPSALIFGREDSGLTNDELTHAQHCLYIPTASTYPSLNLAMAVGVCVYELQQLVTTTEETVTTSATETATLEALEGYYQHLEQMLLKIGFLYPHTASARMQKFRQIFNRANLTPEELALLRGILRQTEWAIRNSDVVNEE; this is encoded by the coding sequence ATGACAGTATTCATGGCTGATTCCCTTGATGACATCCGAATTGTATTAGTTGAACCAGCTGGGGCTTTAAATGTTGGTTCTATTGCTAGAGTAATGAAAAATATGGGGGTGCAACAATTAGTGTTGGTTAACCCTAAGTGTGATCCTCACGGCGCGGAAGCCCGAAAAATGGCGGTACATGGGGGAGATATTTTAGACCATGCAAAAACCGTTTCTTCCCTTCCTGAAGCGTTAGTGGGCTGTCAACAAGCTGTAGCAACTACCGCGCGCGATCGCGCCCTTTCTCTCCCTCTAGAAGCCCCAAAAGCTGTCCTTCCTAAACTTTTGTCTGTTCCTTCCGCCCTCATTTTCGGACGGGAAGATAGCGGTTTAACCAACGACGAATTAACCCACGCCCAACACTGTCTCTATATTCCCACAGCATCTACTTATCCCTCTTTGAATTTAGCTATGGCGGTGGGAGTCTGTGTCTATGAATTACAGCAGTTAGTGACAACAACCGAAGAAACCGTCACCACTTCCGCAACTGAAACCGCCACCTTAGAGGCTTTGGAAGGATATTATCAACATTTAGAACAAATGTTACTGAAAATTGGCTTTCTTTACCCCCATACTGCAAGCGCACGGATGCAAAAGTTCCGTCAGATTTTCAATCGTGCTAATCTAACCCCAGAAGAATTAGCCCTCCTCCGAGGCATATTGAGACAGACGGAATGGGCAATTCGTAATTCTGATGTGGTGAATGAGGAGTAA
- a CDS encoding serine hydrolase translates to MASQHEYRSVKGTNQRKIKPSRRKFASGQKKRSQKKRKPRQSDNVIAFPAQTQPVRPQRSSAELSLILIVRLMIFAVGVGAIAGTVLYFLDRDQYLSQPNLSPTAASPTETATPVVETAPPPAPSVLPLDQEVIALKETFKRLAREKPQLKPGAFIVDLESGQYVSLQGESQFSAASMIKVPVLIAFFKAWDEGRLELDEPLTMTEEVKAGGSGNMQYEAVGKQYRALETAAKMISISDNTATNMLIQRLGGKETLNELFAAWGLEKTRIRNPLPDLDGTNTTSPKELVKLLARLNNGELVSARSRDYILQIMRTTRTRTLLPQGLDKNATIAHKTGDIGSLVGDVGIIDRPSGKRYLAAIMVERPHNDRNANELIRRYSRAAYQYFRNQEQNSFIE, encoded by the coding sequence GTGGCTTCGCAACATGAATATCGGTCTGTTAAGGGGACAAATCAGAGAAAAATTAAACCTTCTCGGCGTAAATTTGCCTCTGGTCAAAAAAAGCGGTCGCAAAAGAAGCGAAAACCGAGACAATCAGATAATGTCATCGCTTTTCCCGCGCAAACACAACCAGTTCGACCCCAACGTTCTAGTGCAGAACTCTCTTTAATTTTGATCGTGCGATTAATGATTTTTGCGGTGGGAGTGGGCGCGATCGCGGGAACGGTTTTATATTTTCTAGATCGGGATCAATATCTTTCGCAACCGAATCTCTCTCCAACTGCTGCTTCCCCAACAGAAACCGCGACACCAGTGGTTGAAACCGCACCCCCGCCAGCACCTTCGGTTTTACCCCTTGACCAAGAAGTCATCGCACTCAAAGAAACCTTTAAACGTTTAGCCCGTGAAAAACCCCAACTCAAGCCTGGTGCATTTATTGTCGATTTAGAGAGTGGTCAATATGTGAGTTTACAAGGGGAAAGCCAGTTTTCAGCAGCGAGTATGATTAAAGTCCCTGTTTTGATTGCTTTTTTTAAGGCCTGGGATGAAGGACGCTTAGAATTAGATGAACCTCTCACGATGACCGAAGAAGTGAAAGCAGGGGGGTCGGGAAATATGCAATACGAAGCGGTTGGAAAACAGTATCGGGCGTTAGAAACTGCAGCAAAAATGATTAGCATTAGCGATAACACGGCGACCAATATGCTGATTCAACGGCTAGGGGGAAAAGAAACTTTAAACGAATTGTTTGCCGCCTGGGGGTTAGAAAAAACTCGGATTCGCAATCCTCTACCTGACTTAGACGGAACGAACACCACGAGCCCCAAAGAATTGGTTAAACTATTAGCAAGACTCAATAATGGAGAGTTGGTGTCAGCGCGATCGCGCGATTACATTTTACAGATTATGCGAACCACACGAACGCGAACCCTGTTGCCTCAAGGGTTGGACAAAAATGCAACCATTGCCCATAAAACGGGCGATATTGGCTCGTTAGTGGGGGATGTTGGGATTATTGATCGCCCCAGTGGCAAACGCTATTTAGCAGCGATTATGGTCGAACGTCCTCACAATGATCGCAACGCCAACGAACTGATCCGTCGCTATTCTCGCGCAGCCTATCAATATTTTCGTAATCAAGAACAAAATTCGTTTATTGAATAA
- a CDS encoding NUDIX domain-containing protein, with amino-acid sequence MISRFSHFFFTVLGIIFRHPVTGATVIPILASGEIVLVQRRDTGEWGLPGGVVNWGEEVAVTAQRELREETGLDLLEIRRLVGVYSARDRDPRLHSISILIEAAVSGNLQVQDDLEISDVKAFSAESIPFGHLAHDHERQLKDFLAGKTIIA; translated from the coding sequence ATGATTAGCCGTTTCTCTCATTTTTTCTTTACTGTTCTCGGGATTATTTTCCGTCATCCCGTAACTGGTGCGACTGTTATTCCGATTCTCGCTAGTGGTGAAATTGTCTTAGTGCAACGAAGGGATACTGGCGAGTGGGGACTTCCGGGTGGTGTTGTCAATTGGGGCGAAGAAGTGGCGGTAACTGCCCAGCGAGAATTAAGAGAAGAAACTGGGTTAGATCTCCTTGAAATTCGGCGTTTGGTTGGGGTATATTCCGCGCGCGATCGCGATCCGAGACTCCATTCCATCAGTATTTTAATTGAAGCAGCAGTGAGCGGTAATCTCCAAGTCCAAGACGATTTAGAAATTTCTGATGTGAAAGCCTTTTCTGCTGAAAGTATCCCCTTTGGTCATCTTGCCCACGATCATGAACGACAATTAAAAGATTTCCTTGCTGGAAAAACCATTATCGCCTGA
- a CDS encoding ParB N-terminal domain-containing protein — translation MEIKEIPVDAIRRPLPRQNDPEKVEALMASIAEEGLREPIDVLEVDGNYYGFSGCHRYEAHQRLGKETIKCRVRRAPRAVLQKHLA, via the coding sequence ATGGAAATTAAAGAAATCCCAGTGGATGCGATTCGTCGTCCCTTACCCCGACAAAACGATCCCGAAAAAGTTGAAGCCCTGATGGCTTCCATTGCTGAAGAAGGATTGCGCGAGCCAATTGATGTTTTAGAAGTGGATGGCAATTATTACGGATTTTCTGGTTGTCATCGCTACGAAGCCCATCAACGTCTCGGAAAAGAAACGATTAAGTGTCGCGTTCGCCGGGCCCCGCGTGCTGTCTTACAAAAGCACCTTGCCTAA
- a CDS encoding Dps family protein has protein sequence MQTADSQTTKAPVNIGIEENDRQAIAQGLSRLLADTYSLYLKTHYFHWNVTGPMFHSLHQMFEQQYVELAQAVDDVAERIRTLGAVAPGSYSQFAELSSVPETRDVPEAQEMVRLLVEGNEAVVRTARAAFPAAERAGDEATADLITERMRTHEKTAWMLRSMIE, from the coding sequence ATGCAAACTGCCGATTCCCAAACCACAAAAGCACCCGTTAATATTGGGATTGAAGAGAATGATCGCCAAGCGATCGCGCAAGGACTTTCTCGCCTTCTCGCCGATACTTATAGCCTCTATCTGAAAACACACTATTTCCACTGGAACGTCACTGGCCCCATGTTCCACTCCTTACACCAGATGTTTGAACAACAGTATGTGGAACTTGCCCAAGCCGTAGATGATGTTGCAGAACGTATTCGCACCCTTGGCGCAGTTGCCCCAGGTAGCTACAGTCAATTTGCAGAACTTTCTTCTGTCCCCGAAACTCGTGATGTTCCTGAAGCACAAGAAATGGTGCGTCTTCTCGTAGAAGGAAATGAAGCAGTTGTCAGAACTGCCCGTGCAGCATTCCCCGCAGCCGAACGTGCTGGTGACGAAGCAACTGCGGACTTAATCACAGAAAGAATGCGGACTCATGAGAAAACCGCTTGGATGCTACGCAGCATGATTGAGTAA